One window of the Acidimicrobiales bacterium genome contains the following:
- a CDS encoding ABC transporter ATP-binding protein: MRARRRDRQSAAGYPVAAETSGPLLEVADLTTHFRTARGMVRAVDGVSLSLDRGRTIGVVGESGSGKTVLSRSIMGLLPRTNVVRSGEVRFAGRELTAMTENELRDIWGAEIGMVFQDPMTSLNPVMRIGRQITESLRHHLGIDRAEARRRAVALLDSVGIPEPEQRLDDYPHQLSGGMRQRVTIAVALACGPRLLMADEPTTALDVTVQAQILDLLARQQQERYMAMVLVTHDLGVVAGRTDEIAVMYAGKVVEKAPTRAIFADMKMPYTEALVKSIPKISDPSHTKLSVIPGRPPDLVNLPPGCRFYPRCPYAQPRCKDEEPPLQEASTPGHVYRCWFPVGTPEGRDALERNRREGRVGTDAPVARVGA; the protein is encoded by the coding sequence GTGAGAGCCCGGCGACGGGACCGACAGAGCGCCGCCGGCTACCCCGTCGCTGCCGAGACGTCGGGGCCGCTGCTCGAGGTGGCCGACCTCACGACCCACTTCCGCACCGCCCGGGGGATGGTGCGGGCGGTGGACGGGGTGTCGCTCAGCCTCGACCGGGGGCGGACCATCGGCGTGGTCGGCGAGTCGGGATCCGGCAAGACCGTCCTGTCCCGCTCGATCATGGGGCTGCTCCCCCGCACCAACGTCGTGCGCAGCGGTGAGGTGCGCTTTGCAGGACGAGAGCTCACCGCCATGACCGAGAACGAGCTTCGGGACATCTGGGGCGCGGAGATCGGAATGGTCTTCCAGGACCCGATGACATCGCTCAACCCCGTCATGCGCATCGGACGACAGATCACCGAGTCGCTCCGCCATCACCTCGGCATCGACCGGGCCGAAGCCCGCCGTCGCGCCGTCGCCTTGCTCGACTCGGTCGGGATCCCCGAGCCCGAACAGCGGCTGGACGACTACCCCCACCAGCTGTCGGGCGGGATGCGACAGCGGGTCACCATCGCCGTGGCCCTGGCCTGCGGCCCCCGGCTGCTGATGGCCGACGAGCCCACCACGGCCCTCGATGTCACCGTCCAGGCCCAGATCCTCGACCTGCTCGCCCGCCAGCAGCAGGAGCGCTACATGGCCATGGTCCTGGTGACCCACGACCTTGGCGTCGTCGCCGGACGAACCGACGAGATCGCGGTGATGTACGCGGGCAAGGTGGTCGAGAAGGCGCCCACCAGGGCCATCTTCGCGGACATGAAGATGCCGTACACCGAGGCCCTGGTGAAGTCGATCCCCAAGATCAGCGACCCCAGCCACACCAAGCTCTCGGTTATCCCCGGGCGACCGCCGGACCTGGTCAACCTGCCCCCCGGATGCCGCTTCTATCCCCGGTGCCCCTACGCCCAGCCACGGTGCAAGGACGAGGAGCCCCCGCTGCAGGAGGCGAGCACGCCCGGGCACGTCTACCGGTGCTGGTTCCCCGTGGGAACGCCAGAGGGTCGTGACGCGCTCGAGCGCAACCGGCGCGAGGGTCGGGTCGGCACCGACGCCCCGGTGGCGCGGGTCGGCGCCTGA
- a CDS encoding oligopeptide/dipeptide ABC transporter ATP-binding protein, giving the protein MAGSGTAQLRTGEALLRVEHLLVDFPAGGRKRVHAVSDVSFDVREGETLGLVGESGCGKSTTGRAVMQLPRPTSGSVRLDGHELTALKREALRETRPRMQMIFQDPISSLNPRRRVVDIVAEPLAIWGQRRAGERDAKVREVFDAVGLDVDAAGDRRPYQFSGGQCQRISIARSLMLDPKLLICDEPVSALDVSVQAQILNLLAETKQRYGLTMIFIAHDLAVVKNVSDRVAVMYLGKLCEVAGADDLYRYPTHPYTNALLASIPEPDPDVRPSTNGAGLTGEIPSPVSPPSGCRFRTRCPRAQERCAEEEPMMRQMRPDHFVACHFPVESPVSFGAAPAATTNR; this is encoded by the coding sequence ATGGCGGGCAGCGGGACCGCCCAGCTGCGCACCGGCGAGGCCCTCCTGCGCGTCGAGCACCTCTTGGTGGACTTCCCCGCCGGAGGTCGGAAAAGGGTCCACGCTGTCTCGGACGTGAGCTTCGACGTGCGCGAGGGCGAGACGCTCGGCCTGGTGGGCGAGTCAGGCTGCGGGAAGTCGACGACCGGGAGAGCTGTGATGCAGCTCCCCCGCCCCACGTCGGGCTCGGTGCGCCTCGACGGCCACGAGCTCACGGCGCTCAAGCGGGAGGCCCTGCGCGAGACACGGCCCCGCATGCAGATGATCTTTCAGGACCCGATCTCCTCACTCAACCCGCGACGGCGTGTCGTCGACATCGTGGCCGAGCCCCTGGCCATCTGGGGACAGCGCCGGGCCGGGGAGCGCGACGCCAAAGTCCGTGAGGTCTTCGATGCTGTGGGCCTGGACGTGGACGCAGCCGGTGATCGTCGGCCCTATCAGTTCTCCGGCGGCCAGTGTCAGCGCATCAGCATCGCCCGCTCGCTGATGCTCGACCCCAAGCTCCTCATCTGCGACGAGCCGGTGTCTGCCCTGGACGTCTCGGTCCAGGCCCAGATCCTCAACCTCCTGGCGGAGACCAAACAGCGCTACGGGCTGACGATGATCTTCATCGCCCACGACCTGGCCGTGGTGAAGAACGTGAGCGATCGTGTGGCGGTGATGTACCTCGGCAAGCTGTGCGAGGTGGCGGGCGCCGACGACCTCTACCGGTACCCGACGCATCCCTACACCAACGCCCTGCTGGCGTCGATACCCGAGCCCGATCCCGATGTCCGTCCCTCGACCAACGGTGCCGGGCTGACCGGAGAGATCCCGTCCCCCGTGTCACCTCCGAGCGGGTGCCGGTTCCGCACCCGCTGCCCGAGGGCCCAGGAGCGGTGCGCGGAGGAGGAGCCGATGATGCGCCAGATGCGACCCGACCACTTCGTGGCCTGTCACTTCCCCGTTGAATCGCCGGTCAGCTTCGGCGCTGCTCCGGCGGCGACCACCAACCGGTAG
- a CDS encoding energy-coupling factor transporter transmembrane component T produces LLAPLRLVRVPVDEIVVSVALSVRCLPLLVDELRVLYAARRVRRPEIPEGTKSLFNEAVDLLVSALVAATRRAQEMGAAIEARGGLRSASRSGPRPGLRDWAVLVLAAAISAAMVIA; encoded by the coding sequence GCCTGCTCGCCCCGCTGCGCCTCGTCCGGGTACCGGTCGACGAGATCGTGGTCAGCGTGGCGCTGAGCGTTCGCTGCCTGCCCCTGCTGGTGGACGAGCTGCGGGTGCTCTACGCGGCCCGCCGGGTTCGCCGCCCGGAGATCCCGGAGGGAACGAAGAGCCTGTTCAACGAGGCCGTCGACCTCCTGGTCAGCGCCCTGGTGGCTGCGACCCGTCGAGCCCAGGAGATGGGCGCCGCCATCGAGGCCAGGGGCGGCCTGCGCTCGGCCAGCCGGAGCGGCCCCCGCCCCGGCCTGCGGGACTGGGCGGTCCTCGTGCTGGCCGCGGCGATCAGCGCGGCCATGGTGATCGCCTGA
- a CDS encoding metal-dependent transcriptional regulator: MTNGFHPPVEEYLEAIHALQEEGVQVIQARLAQRLGHSAPTVSEMMRRLKSEGYVTVAARSVALTAKGRSRAESVVRKHRLAERLLTDIIGLEWHKAHDEAGRWEHVISDEVEARLIDLLGHPQTCPHGNPIPGATGTAHAQMALTDAELGAHVRLERVTEQVEIDLESLSYLSSHGFVPGTDAHVRAKETDGSVTLVLDDVETGGTIELGPSIAAQLFVAKT, encoded by the coding sequence GTGACCAATGGCTTTCACCCTCCGGTCGAGGAGTACCTCGAAGCCATCCACGCCCTTCAGGAGGAGGGCGTGCAGGTCATCCAGGCCCGTCTGGCCCAGCGCCTCGGCCACTCGGCGCCGACGGTCTCGGAGATGATGCGACGGCTCAAGAGCGAGGGCTACGTCACCGTGGCCGCCCGCTCGGTCGCGCTCACGGCGAAGGGCCGATCGCGAGCCGAGAGCGTGGTCCGCAAGCACCGCCTCGCCGAGCGGCTCCTCACCGACATCATCGGCCTGGAGTGGCACAAGGCCCACGACGAGGCGGGCCGGTGGGAGCACGTCATCTCCGACGAGGTCGAGGCCCGCCTGATCGACCTGCTCGGCCATCCGCAGACCTGTCCCCATGGCAACCCGATCCCTGGTGCGACCGGCACGGCCCACGCTCAGATGGCGTTGACGGACGCCGAGCTGGGCGCCCACGTGCGCCTCGAGCGTGTCACCGAGCAGGTCGAGATCGACCTGGAGTCGCTGAGCTACCTGAGCAGCCACGGCTTCGTGCCCGGGACCGACGCCCATGTGCGGGCGAAGGAGACCGACGGCAGCGTGACCCTGGTGCTGGACGACGTCGAGACCGGTGGCACCATCGAGCTGGGCCCGTCCATCGCCGCCCAGCTCTTCGTCGCAAAGACCTGA
- the rpsA gene encoding 30S ribosomal protein S1 — translation MNPPDAGATRPDDSSAQGAPSNEGGAQMGTFDEAGNYTPRQVVADDLGEMSLEDAIAGTIVEFDDGDIVQGSVVKVDADEVLLDIGFKSEGVIPARELSIRHDVDPSEIVTVGDRIEALVLQKEDKEGRLVLSKKRAQYERAWGTIEKIKGSDGVVNGPVIEVVKGGLILDIGLRGFLPASLVELRRVRDLAPYVGRNLDAKIIELDKNRNNVVLSRRAWLEETQREQREEFLVNLKPGEVRRGTVSSVVNFGAFVDLGGMDGLVHVSELSWKHVDHPSSVVSVGDEIEVQVLDVDLDKERISLSLKATQADPWQEFANAHRVGELVYGRVTKLVPFGAFIQVGDGIEGLVHISEMAVHHVDLPEQVVSPGEELWVKIIDIDLQRRRISLSIKQAAEGGEVAPEYREAFGEHAYDEQGNYIGFTETEFTPETEAQQAWAEFVSEKGPSDGAPEEGAPEGAPGGAPEGGPAAPAAAPAPPADGESPAG, via the coding sequence GTGAACCCTCCCGATGCCGGCGCGACCCGGCCAGACGACAGCAGCGCCCAGGGGGCGCCCTCGAACGAAGGCGGTGCCCAGATGGGCACGTTCGACGAGGCCGGCAACTACACCCCCAGGCAGGTCGTCGCCGACGACCTGGGCGAGATGTCGCTCGAAGACGCCATCGCCGGGACGATCGTCGAGTTCGACGACGGTGACATCGTGCAGGGAAGCGTCGTGAAGGTGGACGCCGACGAGGTGCTGCTCGACATCGGCTTCAAGTCGGAGGGCGTCATCCCCGCCCGTGAGCTCTCGATCCGCCACGACGTGGATCCCTCGGAGATCGTGACGGTCGGCGACCGCATCGAGGCTCTTGTCCTCCAGAAGGAGGACAAGGAGGGGCGCCTGGTTCTGTCCAAGAAGCGGGCCCAGTACGAGCGGGCGTGGGGGACCATCGAGAAGATCAAGGGGTCCGACGGCGTCGTGAACGGGCCCGTCATCGAGGTCGTCAAGGGCGGCCTGATCCTGGACATCGGGCTCAGGGGCTTCCTGCCCGCCTCTCTGGTCGAGCTGCGGCGGGTCCGCGACCTGGCTCCGTACGTCGGTCGCAACCTCGACGCCAAGATCATCGAGCTGGACAAGAACCGCAACAACGTCGTGCTCTCCCGGCGGGCCTGGCTGGAGGAGACCCAGCGGGAGCAGCGGGAGGAGTTCCTGGTCAACCTGAAGCCCGGGGAGGTCCGCCGCGGCACGGTGTCGTCGGTCGTCAACTTCGGCGCCTTCGTCGACCTGGGTGGGATGGACGGGCTCGTCCACGTGTCGGAGCTGTCCTGGAAGCACGTGGACCACCCGTCGTCGGTCGTCAGCGTGGGCGACGAGATCGAGGTCCAGGTGCTCGACGTCGACCTCGACAAGGAGCGCATCAGCCTTTCGCTGAAGGCCACCCAGGCCGACCCCTGGCAGGAGTTCGCCAACGCCCACCGGGTGGGCGAGCTGGTCTACGGCCGGGTGACCAAGCTGGTTCCCTTCGGCGCCTTCATCCAGGTGGGCGACGGCATCGAGGGCCTCGTGCACATCTCCGAGATGGCCGTTCACCACGTCGACCTGCCCGAGCAGGTGGTCAGCCCGGGCGAGGAGCTGTGGGTCAAGATCATCGACATCGACCTGCAGCGGCGCCGCATCAGCCTGTCGATCAAGCAGGCGGCCGAGGGCGGCGAGGTCGCTCCCGAGTACCGGGAGGCGTTCGGGGAGCACGCCTACGACGAGCAGGGCAACTACATCGGGTTCACGGAGACCGAGTTCACGCCCGAGACCGAGGCCCAGCAGGCGTGGGCCGAGTTCGTCTCCGAGAAGGGTCCGTCCGACGGCGCACCAGAGGAGGGCGCACCAGAGGGCGCACCCGGCGGAGCCCCAGAGGGCGGACCAGCTGCCCCGGCGGCCGCACCGGCTCCGCCCGCCGATGGCGAGTCACCCGCCGGCTGA
- a CDS encoding methyltransferase domain-containing protein, translated as MPEPRRPHFFERLAEIVGPDYLRYSFTRSTESEADFVADSLGLGPGERVLDVGCGPGRHSHALARRGLRVTGVDVAQQFVELARDRAPEGATFVRADARRLPVATASMDAVICLCQGGFGLLGGGEGELAALDGMAGALRVGGRLALSAVSAYFVLRFLEQGDTFDAELGVNHELATVRDHQGGQAELDLWTTCFTPRELRLLCGRAGLQVRHIWSVGPGQYARRAPDLDHPEWLVVAERRAGSVPGDGFAPGS; from the coding sequence GTGCCCGAACCCAGGAGACCGCACTTCTTCGAGCGGCTCGCCGAGATCGTGGGGCCCGACTACCTGCGGTACTCGTTCACGAGGAGCACGGAATCCGAGGCGGACTTCGTGGCCGACTCGCTCGGTCTGGGGCCCGGTGAGCGGGTGCTGGACGTAGGTTGCGGACCTGGTCGTCACAGCCATGCCCTGGCCCGTCGGGGTCTGCGGGTGACGGGGGTCGACGTGGCGCAGCAATTTGTCGAGCTGGCCCGCGACCGCGCTCCCGAGGGGGCCACGTTCGTGCGGGCCGATGCCCGCCGCCTCCCGGTCGCCACCGCCAGCATGGACGCCGTCATCTGCCTGTGTCAGGGCGGGTTCGGCCTCCTGGGCGGAGGGGAGGGCGAGCTGGCCGCACTGGACGGGATGGCCGGGGCGCTGCGCGTGGGCGGGCGGCTGGCGCTGTCGGCGGTGTCGGCCTATTTCGTGCTCCGCTTCCTCGAGCAGGGCGACACCTTCGACGCTGAGCTGGGTGTGAACCACGAGCTGGCGACGGTTCGGGACCACCAGGGTGGGCAGGCGGAGCTCGACCTGTGGACGACCTGTTTCACCCCCCGGGAGCTGCGGCTCCTGTGCGGTCGCGCCGGCCTGCAGGTGCGCCACATCTGGTCCGTCGGGCCCGGGCAGTACGCCCGTCGGGCTCCGGACCTCGATCATCCCGAGTGGCTGGTGGTGGCGGAACGACGAGCCGGCTCCGTGCCCGGCGACGGCTTCGCCCCGGGTTCATGA
- the polA gene encoding DNA polymerase I: MAKVMLLDGNSLAYRAFFALPTDMATASGQVTNAVFGFTSMLINLLKDHRPDAIAVAFDRPEPTFRHEVVEDYKAGRAEAPDILRQQMGLVRQVVEVLHVPTVELAGYEADDVIATLATRARDRDDDVIIVTGDRDTYQLVEDPHVKVLYNRRGVSDYVLYDEAGIKERTGVTPAQYPAYASLRGDPSDNLPGVPGVGEKTAARLVNDYGDLDGVFANLDSATPKLRQSLAEHEAQVRRNAEVIPLVRDLPLGADLDKLSMGGWDPDEVRRLFAFLEFRTLWDRLVEALGPQGEALSGPAGAQPFEIELHLASTPEDASSTLSALLARGGAVVVEAAWEGQPGRSPILGLALVAATTTSPTDEGSEPPDRPPDEVVWIPAATLETFEVTGVLARLVGPDGVPTVAHRAKELMRALTPMGVDIASLELDTAVAAYLVEPGEDTYPLEELAARYAGVDVRSPAAPPAGQLDLEGTATDPAEETARRAAAVARLAPALSAALTARGLSMLHDEVELPLVRVLARMEVVGVRVDVDYLTSVVRALTDEVQRLDGEIQDLAGMEFRVNSTQQLRTVLFDKLGLAPQKRTKTGFSTDAASLERLRGEHPIIDSLLRYREMEKLRSTYGDSLLAEVAGDGRIHASFNQTVARTGRLSSDQPNLHNIPIRSEEGRRLRRAFIPAEGCSLLIADYNQIELRVIAHLADDPGLIEAFDFGQDIHNATAARIFGVEPEEVTLSQRSKAKMVSYGLAYGMEAYGLSQRLGIDVEEAAIILAAYFEAFPNVRAYMDATVAEARTKGYTQTLFGRRRPIPELAASNYRVRQAGERQAMNAGIQGLAADIFKVALVLLDTALEREGLTSRLILQVHDEVILEVPPGERERATELTMNAMQGAADLRVPLTVNLSWGSTWAEAKV; encoded by the coding sequence GTGGCCAAGGTGATGCTCCTGGACGGCAACTCGCTCGCCTACCGAGCCTTCTTCGCCCTGCCGACCGACATGGCCACGGCGTCCGGACAGGTCACCAATGCCGTGTTCGGCTTCACCTCGATGCTGATCAACCTCCTGAAGGACCACCGTCCCGATGCCATCGCCGTGGCCTTCGACCGGCCCGAGCCCACCTTCCGCCACGAAGTGGTGGAGGACTACAAGGCGGGCCGAGCCGAGGCGCCTGACATCCTCCGTCAGCAGATGGGCCTGGTCCGCCAGGTGGTCGAGGTGCTGCACGTACCCACTGTCGAGCTGGCGGGCTACGAGGCCGACGACGTGATCGCCACCCTCGCCACCCGAGCCCGGGACCGGGACGACGACGTCATCATCGTCACCGGCGACCGGGACACGTACCAGCTGGTGGAGGACCCCCACGTCAAGGTGCTGTACAACCGCCGGGGCGTGAGCGACTACGTGCTCTACGACGAAGCCGGGATCAAGGAGCGCACGGGCGTGACGCCGGCCCAGTACCCGGCCTACGCCTCGCTGCGTGGAGATCCCTCGGACAACCTGCCGGGCGTGCCGGGAGTGGGGGAGAAGACAGCGGCGCGGTTGGTCAATGACTACGGGGACCTCGACGGGGTGTTCGCCAACCTCGACTCGGCGACCCCCAAGCTCCGACAGTCGCTGGCCGAGCACGAGGCTCAGGTGCGGCGCAACGCCGAGGTCATCCCGCTCGTACGGGACCTGCCCCTGGGTGCCGATCTGGACAAGCTCTCGATGGGGGGCTGGGACCCGGACGAGGTCCGCCGGCTGTTCGCCTTCCTCGAGTTCCGCACGCTGTGGGACCGCCTGGTCGAGGCGTTGGGTCCACAGGGCGAGGCCCTGAGCGGACCGGCGGGTGCCCAGCCCTTCGAGATCGAGCTCCACCTGGCATCCACGCCAGAGGACGCATCGTCGACCCTCTCGGCCCTCCTCGCCCGCGGTGGGGCGGTCGTGGTCGAGGCGGCCTGGGAGGGCCAGCCCGGGCGGTCGCCCATCCTCGGCCTGGCTTTGGTTGCAGCGACGACCACCTCGCCCACCGACGAGGGAAGCGAGCCGCCCGACCGCCCACCGGACGAGGTCGTCTGGATCCCGGCGGCGACCCTCGAGACCTTCGAGGTCACCGGTGTGCTGGCTCGCCTCGTAGGGCCGGACGGCGTGCCCACGGTGGCCCACCGGGCCAAGGAGCTCATGCGGGCCCTCACCCCGATGGGCGTGGACATCGCCAGCCTCGAGCTCGACACCGCCGTGGCCGCCTACCTGGTCGAGCCCGGGGAAGACACCTACCCGCTGGAGGAGCTCGCCGCCCGCTACGCGGGCGTCGACGTCCGGTCACCGGCGGCCCCGCCCGCCGGCCAGCTGGACCTCGAGGGGACCGCGACCGACCCCGCTGAAGAGACCGCGCGGCGGGCGGCGGCGGTCGCCCGGTTGGCCCCCGCCCTGAGTGCCGCCCTCACGGCGCGCGGCTTGTCCATGCTCCACGACGAGGTCGAGCTGCCGTTGGTCCGCGTCCTGGCCCGCATGGAGGTGGTGGGCGTGCGGGTGGACGTCGACTACCTGACGTCGGTGGTGCGGGCCCTGACCGACGAGGTCCAGCGCCTCGACGGTGAGATCCAGGACCTCGCCGGGATGGAGTTCCGGGTCAACTCGACCCAACAGCTGCGCACGGTGCTGTTCGACAAGCTGGGCCTGGCGCCGCAGAAGAGGACCAAGACGGGGTTCTCCACCGACGCGGCCTCGCTGGAGCGACTCCGCGGGGAGCACCCGATCATCGATTCGCTCCTGCGCTACCGGGAGATGGAGAAGCTGCGCTCGACGTACGGCGACAGCCTCCTGGCCGAGGTCGCCGGGGACGGACGCATCCACGCCAGCTTCAACCAGACCGTCGCGCGCACCGGTCGCCTCTCGTCGGACCAGCCCAACCTGCACAACATTCCCATCCGCAGCGAGGAGGGGCGCCGGCTGCGGCGGGCCTTCATCCCTGCCGAGGGGTGCTCCCTGCTCATCGCCGACTACAACCAGATCGAGCTCCGGGTCATCGCCCACCTGGCCGACGATCCCGGCCTGATCGAGGCCTTCGACTTCGGCCAGGACATCCACAACGCCACCGCGGCCCGGATCTTCGGCGTCGAGCCCGAGGAGGTGACGCTCTCCCAGCGCTCCAAGGCCAAGATGGTGTCGTACGGCCTGGCCTACGGGATGGAGGCGTACGGCCTGTCGCAGCGCCTCGGCATCGACGTGGAGGAGGCGGCGATCATCCTGGCCGCCTATTTCGAGGCCTTTCCCAACGTGCGGGCCTATATGGATGCCACGGTGGCCGAGGCCAGGACGAAGGGCTACACCCAGACGCTGTTCGGTCGACGCCGGCCCATCCCCGAGCTGGCAGCCTCCAACTACCGGGTACGCCAGGCCGGTGAGCGTCAGGCCATGAACGCCGGCATCCAAGGCCTCGCGGCCGACATCTTCAAGGTCGCCCTGGTGCTCCTCGACACCGCCCTCGAGCGGGAGGGCCTTACCAGCCGGCTCATCCTCCAGGTGCACGACGAGGTGATCCTCGAAGTGCCACCGGGCGAACGGGAGCGGGCCACCGAGCTCACCATGAACGCCATGCAGGGTGCAGCCGACTTGCGCGTGCCGCTCACCGTCAACCTGTCGTGGGGATCGACCTGGGCCGAAGCCAAGGTCTGA
- a CDS encoding response regulator, with protein sequence MRVVIAEDEGIIRLDLKEVLEEEGYEVVGETGRGDEAVTLVRQHGPELAILDIKMPGLDGLAAAREISGERLAAVLILTAFSQRNLIEEARDAGALAYLVKPFQKSELIPAIEVALGRFAELKALEAENRGLEGQNRSLEDLLERQRLVDRAKGLLMDDHGMKEADAFSFIQRTAMRLRLTMKEVARQVIEGTLTP encoded by the coding sequence GTGCGCGTCGTCATCGCCGAGGACGAGGGGATCATCCGCCTCGACCTCAAGGAGGTCCTCGAAGAGGAGGGCTACGAGGTCGTTGGCGAGACAGGGCGGGGAGACGAGGCCGTCACGCTCGTCCGGCAGCACGGCCCGGAGCTCGCGATCCTCGACATCAAGATGCCCGGGCTGGACGGCCTGGCCGCGGCGCGCGAGATCTCCGGGGAGCGACTGGCGGCGGTGCTGATCCTCACCGCGTTCAGCCAGCGCAACCTCATCGAGGAGGCGCGCGATGCCGGCGCACTCGCGTATCTGGTCAAGCCGTTCCAGAAATCGGAGCTCATCCCCGCCATCGAGGTCGCCCTGGGACGCTTCGCGGAGCTCAAGGCGCTGGAGGCGGAGAACCGGGGTCTCGAGGGGCAGAACCGCAGCCTCGAAGATCTGCTCGAGCGACAGCGCCTCGTTGATCGGGCCAAGGGGCTCCTCATGGACGACCACGGCATGAAGGAGGCGGACGCCTTTTCCTTCATCCAGCGGACCGCCATGCGTCTTCGTCTGACCATGAAAGAAGTCGCCCGCCAGGTCATCGAGGGCACCCTCACCCCCTGA
- a CDS encoding ABC transporter permease gives MVFVAKRLVLAVIVLFVVTLLSFVLLHNLPGDPCIAKLGPSATANGLAQCRHQIGLDKSLPAQYIQYLDHSLHGNLGTSYLNGQSVGNTIRQALPITVELLVLSQLIALIVAIPLGILAAVRPDGVFDQLSTGVAFGLLAIPAFMLGVFLVYLFAVSLHVFPATGWVPLTQDVGDNLRHAILPALTLALGSLAVYMRVLRTDMIATLREDFITTARAKGMPNSRILLRHAFRPSTFALITVAGINIGTLITGAFLVEFIFQLPGIGLLTLNSIYARDYGIVQATVLVVAVGFVAINLLVDLLYATIDPRTRHATASV, from the coding sequence ATGGTCTTCGTAGCCAAACGGCTCGTCCTCGCCGTCATCGTGCTGTTCGTGGTGACCCTGTTGTCGTTCGTGCTGCTGCACAACCTGCCAGGTGATCCCTGCATCGCCAAGCTCGGTCCGAGTGCCACGGCAAATGGCCTGGCTCAATGCCGCCATCAGATCGGCCTCGACAAGTCGCTGCCCGCCCAGTACATCCAGTATCTGGACCACAGCCTGCACGGGAACCTGGGCACCTCCTACCTGAACGGACAGAGCGTCGGGAATACCATCAGGCAGGCCCTGCCGATCACCGTCGAGCTCCTCGTCCTGTCCCAGCTCATCGCCCTGATCGTCGCCATACCGCTGGGCATCCTTGCCGCCGTGCGACCGGACGGCGTGTTCGATCAGCTGTCGACCGGGGTCGCTTTCGGCCTCCTCGCCATCCCCGCCTTCATGCTTGGCGTCTTCCTCGTCTACCTCTTCGCCGTCAGCCTCCACGTCTTCCCCGCCACAGGGTGGGTCCCGCTGACCCAGGACGTCGGCGACAACCTTCGACACGCGATCCTGCCTGCCCTCACTCTTGCGCTCGGCTCCCTCGCGGTGTACATGCGGGTGCTGCGGACCGACATGATCGCCACGCTGCGGGAGGACTTCATCACCACGGCGAGAGCGAAGGGCATGCCGAACTCGCGAATTCTCCTGCGGCACGCCTTCCGGCCGTCGACGTTCGCCTTGATCACCGTGGCCGGGATCAACATCGGAACTCTGATCACCGGGGCCTTTCTCGTCGAGTTCATCTTCCAGCTGCCCGGCATCGGGCTCCTCACCCTCAACTCGATCTATGCCCGCGACTACGGCATCGTACAAGCGACGGTATTGGTGGTCGCGGTGGGCTTCGTGGCGATCAACCTCCTCGTGGACCTCCTGTATGCCACCATCGATCCCAGGACGCGTCATGCCACAGCCTCCGTCTGA
- a CDS encoding ABC transporter permease: MPQPPSDQSPSRRGVVQAGIPSTSLGVMAGEPAGGELLEGPSDVQLGEAKTARAPSKAIRRLGFAFWISVGWVGLVILLAVLANVLPLDDPNGIGSALPRQDPSLQHLLGTDTLGRDIFSRVIFGARISLIVGFASIFIGMVAGGSLGVIAGFFRGPLDALFDGVSTVALAFPALVFLLAIVAAVGQSLLTVVVGIGILSIAPLFRIVRANTIVYAQREFVLAARALGARSTRIMFREILPNVLPTALSFALVAVAVAIVAEGALAFLGLSVRPPTPTWGGMISEGRTALQQDPLICLWPSLALFFTVLALNFAGDRLRSYFEIREGGL, from the coding sequence ATGCCACAGCCTCCGTCTGATCAGTCGCCGTCCCGTCGGGGCGTAGTCCAGGCCGGGATTCCCTCGACCTCGCTCGGCGTCATGGCCGGCGAGCCCGCCGGCGGCGAGCTCCTGGAGGGACCGAGCGACGTCCAGCTCGGTGAAGCCAAGACCGCCCGTGCACCGAGCAAGGCCATTCGCCGCCTTGGTTTCGCCTTCTGGATCTCGGTTGGCTGGGTGGGCCTCGTCATCCTCCTCGCCGTGCTGGCCAACGTGCTGCCGCTGGACGACCCCAACGGGATCGGCTCGGCCCTCCCGAGGCAGGACCCGAGCCTGCAGCACCTCCTCGGTACCGACACCCTTGGTCGCGACATCTTCTCGCGGGTCATCTTCGGGGCCCGGATCTCCCTGATCGTCGGGTTTGCCTCGATCTTCATCGGCATGGTGGCGGGCGGCTCGCTGGGCGTGATCGCCGGCTTCTTCCGCGGGCCGCTCGACGCGCTGTTCGACGGCGTCTCCACCGTGGCTCTGGCGTTCCCCGCCCTGGTGTTCCTGCTGGCCATCGTGGCCGCCGTCGGTCAGAGCCTGTTGACGGTCGTGGTCGGCATCGGGATCCTCTCGATCGCGCCGCTCTTCCGGATCGTGCGGGCCAACACGATCGTGTACGCCCAGCGCGAGTTCGTGCTGGCCGCGCGCGCCCTCGGAGCCAGGAGCACCCGTATCATGTTCCGGGAGATCCTCCCGAATGTCCTTCCTACTGCGCTGTCGTTCGCGCTCGTGGCCGTGGCGGTTGCCATCGTCGCCGAGGGTGCCCTGGCCTTCCTTGGGCTGTCGGTCCGTCCACCCACACCGACCTGGGGAGGGATGATCAGCGAGGGACGCACCGCCCTGCAGCAGGATCCGCTCATCTGCCTCTGGCCGTCGCTGGCGCTGTTCTTCACCGTGCTCGCACTCAACTTCGCCGGAGACCGGCTGCGGTCGTACTTCGAGATCCGGGAGGGAGGCCTGTGA